One genomic segment of Mytilus trossulus isolate FHL-02 chromosome 4, PNRI_Mtr1.1.1.hap1, whole genome shotgun sequence includes these proteins:
- the LOC134714259 gene encoding octopamine receptor 1-like, with translation MADEETCIIENEIRFTVDLIPTTLTLTIINLVILAGNSLVIIAVITTRKLRTNTNTYIVSLACSDILLGIFVIPFSASLEILTYWPFGEVWCSIWLAIDVLLCTASILNLLAISFDRYLAVTKPIQYASAMSRRRSKVLVTFVWLLSFVICIPPLLGWNDKTSYSKETQTRNLTTYVNSNFSSWVNIEPVVCNNTAPQCELISTQGYRIYSALGSFYIPMFLMVFFYCKIYKAAVRTTSAIRTGILTAKQNDDLKNDDPIILRIHRGNSVVSRSSASSRYSQRTGSLRSALRNTGDRCTRNRHCVYSECNPNGGIPSSKEIERMQSKRLYFEDPGPEAGKEPLEYIKLNNNTKTPEDSPFMKRRRSTPFIYAMNKRSMESRSLATVPEGRHSNRIHIRKILKETKATKTVAIIVGVFTMCWFPFFTMYLIEAFWGTRVPSLAFSVMFWLGYCNSMLNPFIYGMFSRDFRCAFRRILRRTCYKCCKCKCFKRPKNVIVHKHHLGFPVIDFESTSES, from the coding sequence ATGGCTGACGAAGAAACATGTATCATCGAAAACGAAATTCGGTTCACAGTAGATTTAATTCCCACAACTTTAACATTGACCATCATCAACTTGGTCATTTTGGCTGGAAATAGTTTAGTTATTATTGCAGTAATTACAACAAGAAAGTTACGAACAAATACGAACACATATATAGTGTCTTTAGCATGTTCAGATATTTTGTTGGGAATTTTTGTGATTCCTTTCTCGGCATCATTAGAAATTTTGACATATTGGCCGTTTGGTGAAGTATGGTGTAGTATATGGCTAGCTATAGACGTTTTGCTGTGTACCGcttccattttaaatttgttagcCATAAGTTTTGACCGATACTTAGCTGTAACTAAGCCTATACAGTATGCTAGTGCTATGTCCAGACGTCGGAGTAAAGTACTCGTGACTTTTGTATGGCTGTTATCCTTTGTAATATGTATCCCTCCGTTATTAGGATGGAATGATAAAACTtcatattcaaaagaaactcaAACGAGAAACCTAACAACTTACGTTAATAGCAATTTTTCATCATGGGTGAATATTGAGCCTGTCGTCTGCAATAATACAGCGCCACAGTGCGAACTCATATCTACCCAAGGATACAGGATCTATTCTGCTTTGGGTTCATTTTATATTCCAATGTttttaatggttttcttttattgtaAGATTTATAAAGCTGCAGTTCGAACAACATCGGCAATTCGAACGGGAATTTTAACCGCAAAACAAAACGATGATCTTAAAAATGATGATCCGATAATCCTACGTATTCATAGAGGAAATTCAGTTGTTTCAAGATCATCGGCTTCGTCTCGGTATTCTCAAAGGACTGGTTCTTTAAGAAGTGCTCTACGTAATACGGGAGATAGGTGTACCCGTAATagacattgtgtttattccgaATGTAACCCGAACGGCGGAATTCCGAGTAGTAAAGAAATTGAAAGAATGCAATCGAAACGATTATATTTTGAAGATCCAGGACCGGAAGCTGGAAAAGAACCTTTggaatatataaaactaaacaataatacaaaaactccAGAAGATAGTCCATTTATGAAAAGGAGGCGATCTACTCCATTTATATACGCTATGAATAAGAGAAGTATGGAATCAAGATCATTGGCTACAGTACCAGAAGGTCGTCATAGTAATAGAATTCATATAagaaaaattttgaaagaaacaaAAGCTACCAAAACGGTTGCCATAATTGTTGGAGTGTTTACAATGTGTTGGTTTCCATTCTTTACGATGTATCTAATAGAGGCGTTTTGGGGAACACGTGTTCCTTCATTGGCATTTTCTGTGATGTTTTGGTTAGGTTATTGTAATTCTATGTTAAATCCATTTATATATGGGATGTTTTCCAGAGATTTCCGCTGTGCTTTTAGACGGATTCTTCGAAGAACTTGTTATAAATGTTGTAAGTGCAAATGTTTTAAACGTCCAAAGAACGTGATTGTTCACAAACATCATCTTGGATTCCCGGTGATTGATTTTGAAAGCACATCCGAATCGTAA
- the LOC134716876 gene encoding probable ATP-dependent DNA helicase RecS, giving the protein MVYVNLKIKTTSHCIDDSNRWGEDIDGKPAFRKWFQHIGEIRSICPTASVLALSATCTLKIRKRVMNALNLSPDVTDITMSPNKENIKIVVNKVNTELEIAMCWLIDGLHKEKENFPKTLIYCTSIIDVSKMYKYISNELPSYIGYIDMYHSESTTSRKDKILTELKKPDSSLRIIVATSALGMGVDICDCQNIILYGAPKTTLDLIQQMGRAGRNGKPSLGLILYNSYNSRHVDVDVKQVYSSKDCRRTALLQPFLKKSDMDKLRSVETSHTCCDLCALKCSCGICESLPVEIMFTDTSNISESESDSNTESYDWAEYEAELMGLPDLDICDD; this is encoded by the exons ATGGTTTATGTCAACCTTAAAATAAAAACCACATCTCATTGTATCGATGATTCTAATAGATG GGGAGAAGATATTGATGGGAAACCAGCATTCAGAAAATGGTTCCAGCACATAGGAGAAATTAGATCCATATGTCCCACTGCCAGTGTTCTCGCATTAAGTGCAACatgtacattaaaaataagaaagcgtGTAATGAATGCCCTAAACCTAAGCCCAGATGTGACTGACATTACAATGTCACCAAACAAGGAAAACATTAAGATTGTGGTCAATAAAGTTAACACTGAACTGGAGATAGCTATGTGCTGGCTTATAGATGGCTTGCATAAAGAGAAGGAAAATTTTCctaaaacattaatttattgTACATCAATTATAGACGtttctaaaatgtataaatatatttcaaatgaactCCCTAGTTATATTGGATACATTGATATGTATCATTCAGAGAGTACAACATCAAGAAAAGACAAGATTTTAACGGAACTTAAAAAGCCAGATAGTTCTTTACGAATTATCGTAGCCACCTCAGCACTGGGCATGGGTGTTGACATCTGTGACTGccaaaacattattttgtatGGTGCACCGAAAACCACACTTGATCTTATTCAGCAAATGGGTAGAGCTGGAAGAAATGGTAAACCTTCTTTGGGACTAATTCTGTACAATTCTTACAACAGTAGGCATGTTGATGTAGACGTTAAACAAGTGTACAGCAGTAAAGATTGCCGCAGAACAGCTTTACTTCAACCTTTCTTAAAGAAATCCGACATGGATAAATTGAGAAGTGTAGAAACCAGCCACACATGTTGTGATCTTTGTGCTTTAAAATGTAGTTGTGGAATATGTGAATCTTTACCAGTTGAAATAATGTTCACagacacatcaaatataagtgAAAGTGAATCTGATTCCAACACAGAAAGTTATGACTGGGCTGAGTATGAAGCTGAACTAATGGGACTACCAGATCTAGACATTTGTGAtgattaa
- the LOC134716217 gene encoding uncharacterized protein LOC134716217, which yields MQVVHGTAGLIQEECKIICKRGTQTLFQKKGYDDFFKFNWDHMYNELKMMCPSMLAIISSIVSDIPPSVNTKPFMHLMVTAAIGLHGRSQEMSAIQYMVGFLLTHGGCTQRDIERLAKIGVCVHPQTIHNKLASWQDKLDLEILSIRDSWANGGTTKYQLIGDNWDKNILPSYRTSDQKTLSLHLFNMYAIVDRVPAENNTSESFLDVSDLDLLTFIPSLTEQKQLMQELTFIFATSVIQNVPQIGRLFKKIYPEHLNHTYSDYAGLKTAQYPLGIYDCNENKTQEVIQLLKELSDKYVPLKDGKIVEPVFFGGDRLTDERIQGAQSAMGNADTAKEKLEGFISKTEDFHRLMNFLEAIHKLTYNSGSGNDPCTAYYYRNLLNMRNVKGKVKNSYRPYKLLYYTILDAVLLLMFFTYFNLADLDSDIPIPENFEDMDKIKQIDWLDTICRNILQQFFFENNEDICHAVREVLSDPEHEVNYWTANLEDGHVKCHFCARTYTYVGSLKSHEMKVHGVQIKKEKKKATVKDQDQLQDYILMLFKLTLLHKNLDTAVDMGDGERCVRSTKYELPIYNKTNKVKYVIASVHLTSLISGVLPGDQSQSLISNRFVNVQGGKNNNIALDEHLEMLNRDSKITCTGHQTKESIIKHSKEYAHLINYIKYFELISGTRKRKGFHHLPSYCKDVRKVAKDLLEHSALKHTINRKLKCKDLKIDRNPFENCVSGLSSMIHRHKPPTPFRRLRDKHI from the exons ATGCAAGTTGTACATGGAACTGCAGGGTTAATACAAGAAGAATGCAAGATAATCTGCAAGAGAGGCACCCaaactttatttcaaaagaaaggctatgatgattttttcaaattcaactGGGACCATATGTACAATGAGTTAAAAATGATGTGCCCATCAATGCTGGCTATAATATCATCAATAGTTAGTGATATTCCACCTAGTGTTAATACCAAGCCTTTTATGCATTTAATGGTAACTGCTGCAATTGGATTACATGGACGATCACAAGAAATGTCAGCAATACAATACATGGTTGGATTTCTTTTGACTCATGGAGGCTGTACACAAAGA gaTATTGAAAGACTAGCGAAAATCGGAGTTTGTGTGCACCCACAGACAATTCATAATAAATTAGCAAGCTGGCAAGACAAACTTGACTTAGAAATACTGTCTATTCGAGATTCATGGGCAAATGGTGGAACTACAAAATACCAATTAATTGGAGATAACTGGGATAAAAACATCCTCCCATCTTACCGCACTTCTGATCAGAAAACACTTTCCTTACACTTGTTTAACATGTATGCCATTGTAGACAGAGTTCCAGCAGAAAATAATACAAGTGAAAGTTTCCTAGATGTGTCAGACCTTGACCTGTTAACATTCATTCCATCTTtaacagaacaaaaacaattgatGCAGGAACtcacttttatttttgcaacATCTGTTATTCAGAATGTGCCTCAGATTGGACGACTTTTCAAGAAAATATATCCAGAACATTTAAACCATACCTACAGTGACTATGCTGGATTAAAGACAGCCCAG tATCCTCTTGGAATATATGACTGTAATGAAAACAAGACACAGGAAGTCATTCAACTTTTAAAAGAACTGTCGGACAAGTATGTGCCATTGAAGGATGGTAAAATAGTAGAACCAGTCTTTTTTGGAG gaGACAGACTAACAGATGAGCGAATACAGGGTGCTCAAAGTGCCATGGGCAATGCAGACACAGCAAAAGAAAAATTGGAAGGATTCATCTCTAAAACTGAGGATTTCCATAGGCTGATGAATTTCTTAGAG GCTATACACAAGTTGACATACAACAGTGGAAGTGGAAATGACCCATGTACAGCCTACTACTATCGAAACCTACTCAATATGAGAAATGTGAAAGGCAAAGTTAAAAACTCTTATAGGCCATATAAGCTACTGTATTATACAATTTTGGATGCTGTtttattgttaatgtttttcACATACTTCAACTTAGCTGATTTAGACTCAGACATCCCTATTCCAGAGAACTTTGAAGACatggacaaaataaaacaaattgattggCTTGATACAATCTGTAGAAATATTCTTCAGcaattcttttttgaaaataatgaagaCATATGTCATGCTGTTAGGGAAGTTCTGTCAGATCCAGAGCATGAAGTGAATTATTGGACTGCAAACCTTGAAGATGGACATGTGAAATGTCATTTTTGTGCAAGGACATATACTTATGTTGGCTCATTAAAGTCCCATGAAATGAAAGTACACggtgttcaaataaaaaaagaaaagaaaaaagctACTGTAAAAGATCAAGATCAGCTACAAGACTATATTTTGATGCTCTTTAAACTAACACTCCTTCATAAAAACCTTGACACTGCAGTTGACATGGGAGATGGTGAGAGATGTGTAAGATCAACCAAGTATGAATTGcccatttataacaaaactaacaaagtGAAATATGTTATTGCTTCTGTACACTTAACAAGTTTAATATCAGGTGTTCTTCCTGGTGATCAGTCTCAAAGCTTGATATCAAACAGATTTGTGAATGTACAGGGtggtaaaaataataatatagcTCTTGATGAGCATTTAGAAATGCTCAATCGTGACAGCAAGATCACTTGTACTGGACACCAAACGAAAGAAAGCATCATCAAACATTCTAAGGAATATGCTCACTTAATCAACTACATAAAGTATTTCGAGCTTATCAGCGGTACTAGAAAACGCAAGGGATTTCATCACTTGCCATCTTATTGTAAGGATGTGAGAAAAGTTGCTAAGGACTTATTGGAACACAGTGCACTTAAACATACAATCAATcgtaaattaaaatgtaaagacTTAAAAATTGACAGAAATCCGTTTGAAAATTGTGTGTCAGGACTGTCATCTATGATTCATCGTCATAAACCGCCAACTCCATTTCGTCGTTTACGTGACAAGCATATTTAG